A window of the Acidithiobacillus thiooxidans ATCC 19377 genome harbors these coding sequences:
- a CDS encoding type II secretion system protein, translating into MDRRAQGFTLIEMLFAIFIFTLLLGVLAPVFMQALHASQETATEARMQELAKGTKTAYAKDAMVVDTTGANGALVFTAGHSQWIGNGLNGINTDVLTDGTETVTPARAFTPGQPQSIQPGFYAIAGAAGNSPLHLATDGFGQPVWVYVSPEMEAQYDGYPLYFHDVGFLSTNGLPAGITPQSQGVTYTCTVDPANDQYGCAFDLGTQKGAQHDLVTQVSGYAIEAHLYKVTLQRMHKVAQAYSSYFTTQYLANPGRNADIDYFASADPNDGTNASYWDTASVITNSGNGNGPGWAFPGQNPDGSTVSYYYGSGALCDVQPATWNNNDFVTSLGLSDASVTSAWGFLFGVGNGPNSGSAAGTCNGNDRDPSSSNGNLQSPPYTAFIYAWAPSGVLLADPVIGNY; encoded by the coding sequence ATGGACAGACGAGCGCAGGGCTTTACGCTCATCGAGATGCTCTTTGCCATCTTTATTTTTACGCTATTGCTGGGTGTCCTGGCTCCCGTATTTATGCAGGCGCTCCATGCGTCCCAGGAAACCGCCACAGAAGCCCGCATGCAGGAGCTCGCCAAAGGTACCAAGACCGCCTATGCCAAGGATGCCATGGTGGTGGATACCACCGGTGCCAATGGTGCCCTGGTGTTTACCGCTGGTCACTCCCAGTGGATTGGGAATGGCCTCAATGGGATTAATACCGATGTTTTGACGGATGGTACGGAGACTGTCACGCCTGCCCGGGCTTTTACACCTGGGCAGCCGCAGAGTATTCAACCGGGTTTTTATGCCATAGCCGGCGCTGCAGGTAATTCTCCCCTGCATCTGGCTACAGACGGTTTTGGTCAGCCGGTATGGGTGTATGTCAGCCCGGAGATGGAAGCCCAGTATGATGGGTACCCCCTGTACTTCCATGATGTCGGTTTTCTTTCTACCAATGGATTACCTGCCGGCATCACCCCACAAAGCCAAGGGGTGACGTATACCTGCACGGTAGATCCAGCCAATGATCAGTATGGCTGCGCTTTTGATTTGGGGACCCAAAAAGGCGCACAGCATGATTTGGTAACCCAGGTCTCGGGTTATGCCATTGAAGCGCATCTCTACAAAGTGACCCTGCAGCGCATGCATAAAGTGGCACAGGCCTATAGCAGTTATTTTACGACGCAATATCTGGCGAACCCAGGACGTAATGCGGATATTGATTATTTTGCTTCTGCCGACCCCAATGATGGGACCAATGCCAGTTATTGGGATACCGCATCGGTAATTACGAATTCGGGGAATGGTAACGGCCCTGGATGGGCATTTCCCGGTCAAAATCCAGATGGCTCGACCGTCAGTTATTACTACGGTTCAGGCGCGCTCTGCGATGTTCAACCGGCTACCTGGAATAACAATGATTTTGTGACGTCATTGGGTTTATCCGATGCGTCGGTGACCTCTGCCTGGGGTTTTCTGTTCGGCGTGGGGAATGGGCCGAACTCCGGTTCAGCGGCGGGGACCTGTAATGGAAATGACAGGGATCCCTCTTCAAGTAACGGTAATCTGCAATCTCCCCCTTATACCGCTTTTATCTATGCCTGGGCACCTTCTGGTGTGCTTCTGGCGGACCCTGTTATTGGTAACTACTGA
- a CDS encoding EAL domain-containing protein, which translates to MNTTETDRHVLDFHYRLEPLLRLSDHSVIGHELLAGANACPAFNSPDWYRFYAFMVQEIPRILAQYPGLLFINISGEQFIDPVIFDLLRQYPADSGRLVLEWTEQSFHHAQMPDVLAAIAKAKRLGYQIAVDDIGAGVDGMGRAIACNPHFGKIDGQILIHAREQAENPHLFMRGMADSLRAHGITVIAEFIETEADRHIAVAAGVDIGQGYLWTQSKVTVGV; encoded by the coding sequence ATGAATACCACAGAAACAGACCGCCACGTATTGGACTTTCATTACCGCCTGGAACCGTTGCTGCGTTTGTCTGATCATAGCGTTATCGGTCATGAGTTATTGGCGGGCGCTAACGCTTGTCCCGCTTTCAATAGCCCGGATTGGTATCGCTTTTATGCTTTTATGGTGCAGGAAATTCCGCGTATATTGGCGCAATATCCGGGGTTACTGTTCATCAATATAAGCGGCGAGCAGTTCATCGATCCGGTTATTTTTGACCTGTTGCGCCAGTATCCCGCTGATTCTGGTCGTCTGGTTTTGGAATGGACCGAGCAGAGTTTCCATCATGCGCAGATGCCGGATGTTCTGGCCGCCATTGCGAAAGCCAAGCGGTTAGGCTACCAGATTGCGGTTGATGATATTGGGGCAGGCGTGGATGGCATGGGGCGCGCCATTGCCTGTAATCCACACTTCGGGAAAATCGACGGACAGATTCTGATACATGCCCGTGAACAAGCCGAAAATCCCCATCTTTTCATGCGCGGTATGGCCGATTCCTTGCGCGCTCATGGCATTACCGTGATAGCAGAATTTATCGAAACCGAAGCAGACCGGCATATTGCTGTAGCTGCGGGTGTGGATATTGGGCAGGGCTATTTATGGACACAATCAAAAGTCACCGTCGGCGTCTGA
- a CDS encoding lytic transglycosylase domain-containing protein, translated as MMIPPCLEAAAQHWQVRRAALVSQYDAQAGRSHAGVGVMGIPAVWLPILEKNGFSLRRLKTDACTNIAAAALILAVEQVQKNHAKVTAQPVPACLRQAAQTYAVSWPVVQRYYTAQQNVSVSARRYGPIHIPAGWLPLLRYAGFPEWRVKHDSCWNMAAGVWILAAEHAGDRVPGTGWKGTPINGIPAIPARIVQDATYASAQTGVPKALLMAVAWQESGFNPQAVSSAGAQGLMQFIPSTWARYGQGSPFNPRNAMLAGARYLRHLALEFHSWPLALAGYNAGGQAVVEAGDHIPDFTQTQHYVPAVLGRYRVLASQSGTP; from the coding sequence ATGATGATACCACCCTGTCTGGAAGCGGCCGCCCAACACTGGCAGGTGCGCCGTGCGGCGCTGGTGAGCCAATATGATGCGCAGGCAGGCCGTTCGCACGCGGGCGTGGGCGTGATGGGCATTCCGGCGGTATGGCTGCCGATACTGGAGAAAAATGGGTTTAGCCTTCGGCGACTCAAAACCGATGCCTGCACCAACATCGCGGCGGCGGCCTTGATTCTGGCGGTTGAACAGGTGCAGAAAAACCATGCCAAAGTCACCGCTCAGCCCGTACCGGCCTGTTTGCGTCAGGCGGCCCAGACTTATGCCGTTTCCTGGCCTGTGGTGCAGCGCTACTACACCGCACAGCAAAATGTTTCCGTGAGCGCGCGTCGCTATGGTCCCATACACATCCCTGCTGGATGGTTGCCACTGTTGCGCTATGCCGGGTTCCCGGAATGGCGCGTTAAGCATGATTCCTGCTGGAATATGGCCGCTGGTGTCTGGATTCTCGCTGCAGAGCATGCCGGGGACAGGGTTCCAGGCACAGGCTGGAAAGGCACGCCCATAAACGGGATACCCGCTATCCCTGCCCGTATTGTTCAGGATGCGACCTATGCCAGTGCCCAGACAGGGGTGCCGAAGGCCCTCCTGATGGCCGTGGCCTGGCAGGAATCCGGATTCAATCCGCAGGCGGTCTCTTCTGCCGGGGCGCAGGGGTTGATGCAGTTTATTCCGTCCACATGGGCGCGATATGGGCAAGGGAGCCCTTTTAATCCCCGCAACGCCATGCTGGCCGGTGCCCGCTATTTGCGGCATCTCGCCTTGGAATTTCACTCCTGGCCTCTGGCGTTGGCAGGGTATAACGCCGGAGGCCAAGCGGTCGTCGAAGCGGGCGACCATATTCCGGATTTTACGCAAACCCAGCATTACGTGCCGGCGGTATTGGGGCGCTATCGGGTGCTGGCCAGCCAGTCGGGGACGCCGTGA
- a CDS encoding membrane lipoprotein lipid attachment site-containing protein: protein MKKIIQAIALGLVLGLAGCAAQAHDGPYGGHTSKCYANHPKQDAAEAKWCDAGSTHREDTKTYNAAYQGINEQLTHAFYGSKSSNKRQSTSDIVHFTA from the coding sequence ATGAAAAAAATTATTCAGGCTATTGCGCTAGGTCTTGTTTTGGGCCTGGCAGGATGTGCTGCGCAAGCCCATGACGGACCGTACGGCGGCCACACGAGTAAATGCTATGCAAACCATCCGAAACAAGATGCGGCTGAGGCCAAGTGGTGCGATGCAGGCAGTACGCATAGAGAAGACACCAAGACCTACAATGCTGCGTATCAAGGCATCAATGAACAGTTAACTCACGCATTTTATGGATCCAAGTCTAGCAATAAGCGCCAATCCACGTCGGACATAGTCCACTTTACAGCATGA
- a CDS encoding type IV pilus assembly protein FimV, with protein MRQSTFIQVSIASVLGLLPSTALALGLGNMQVLSEPGHPFKAIIPVQSVTHAEGGSLLAGFPEHQDTYTLAGIQAPAPGWKAVLVRKPTWHLLVTAPTPVTQATSLLVQAQWSGGQVMREYALPRGAAASAVEAPVHPPVSPVKAVAEKHIAQQAPSSTPLQGASLAGGSPSQGATPSQGAAPLYHGWSRMAQYRVRAGQCLSEIAVALRGNETVTPDQIMAALVRANPAAFVAGDPNQLRSGVVLTLPNMRQVQAMTPTQAFAWMRGQAHSAPSVASLLRKKSPAATPPKTAPATKLILTSAPSTIHPVVKKVVSPAERLEEHRLLMSDQVLQKKMQSMDALTNTMQDDLVKENGVIQNLRHTTPGDLQQMLPWASIGGNVLLLMLFVWMWRRQEKMAGGSAEYPEAEAENGA; from the coding sequence ATGCGTCAATCTACGTTCATCCAGGTGTCAATCGCCAGTGTTCTAGGCCTATTGCCTTCGACCGCTTTGGCCCTGGGACTGGGGAACATGCAGGTTCTTTCGGAACCTGGTCATCCATTTAAGGCGATTATTCCCGTCCAGTCCGTCACCCATGCTGAGGGGGGTTCCCTCTTGGCAGGTTTCCCCGAACATCAAGACACTTACACTTTGGCGGGTATACAAGCCCCCGCCCCGGGCTGGAAAGCGGTACTGGTCCGCAAGCCGACCTGGCACCTTCTGGTCACGGCGCCTACGCCGGTCACCCAAGCCACGTCTTTGCTGGTGCAGGCGCAGTGGTCCGGCGGGCAGGTGATGCGGGAATATGCGTTACCCAGAGGGGCGGCGGCATCGGCTGTTGAGGCCCCTGTGCATCCTCCTGTTTCGCCGGTGAAGGCTGTTGCCGAAAAGCACATCGCCCAGCAAGCGCCATCATCAACCCCTTTGCAGGGCGCAAGCCTTGCAGGCGGCAGCCCTTCGCAGGGTGCAACCCCTTCGCAGGGTGCAGCCCCTCTGTATCATGGCTGGTCGCGGATGGCGCAATATCGGGTGCGTGCCGGGCAATGCTTGTCCGAGATTGCGGTGGCTTTGCGCGGTAATGAGACCGTAACGCCGGACCAGATCATGGCGGCGCTGGTGCGCGCGAATCCTGCCGCTTTTGTGGCGGGCGATCCGAATCAATTGCGGTCTGGGGTTGTGTTGACTCTGCCCAATATGCGGCAGGTGCAGGCAATGACGCCTACACAGGCGTTTGCCTGGATGCGTGGTCAGGCGCATTCGGCACCGTCGGTAGCGTCGCTCTTGCGAAAAAAATCACCCGCAGCGACTCCCCCAAAAACGGCTCCTGCCACAAAACTGATTTTAACCAGCGCCCCATCCACCATCCACCCCGTCGTGAAAAAGGTCGTATCGCCTGCGGAGCGTCTTGAGGAGCATCGTCTGCTGATGTCCGATCAGGTCTTGCAAAAGAAGATGCAGAGCATGGATGCACTGACCAACACCATGCAAGACGATTTGGTCAAAGAGAATGGCGTTATCCAGAACTTACGTCATACCACTCCAGGCGATTTGCAGCAGATGCTTCCCTGGGCGTCTATCGGCGGCAATGTCCTGTTGCTGATGCTGTTTGTCTGGATGTGGCGGCGGCAGGAAAAAATGGCGGGCGGAAGTGCCGAATATCCAGAAGCTGAGGCTGAGAATGGCGCTTGA
- a CDS encoding type II secretion system protein — protein sequence MGQSACSDGVAAFGLFRKNRSPYTARPLFLRSRWPVSAAAESGFSLIGMLAALVIAVIVTAAAVYYLNLSNTRGEAIYQTMNSIVRASQNFAQDTGCYPANVAALGTPGANGQAAGLNDCTPNDQQWDGPYLTQTNIFPGGNLTIPDSDSGMPGTTVTLTTGDWLSQNPEMAGRGKVEVAVLIGPVSASTQAEFCKRCNGCAEQGNNLPSTCFITGDAVGKVFASVD from the coding sequence ATGGGACAGTCTGCGTGTAGCGATGGGGTTGCGGCTTTCGGGTTATTCCGCAAGAACCGTTCTCCCTATACTGCACGCCCTTTATTTTTGCGGTCGCGATGGCCTGTTTCAGCGGCTGCTGAGTCCGGATTTTCACTCATAGGCATGCTTGCGGCTCTGGTGATTGCGGTCATTGTAACGGCGGCTGCCGTGTATTACCTGAATCTTTCCAATACACGGGGTGAGGCTATTTATCAAACGATGAACTCTATCGTGCGGGCGAGCCAGAACTTTGCTCAGGATACGGGTTGTTATCCCGCCAATGTGGCGGCTCTGGGAACACCGGGGGCCAATGGACAGGCGGCAGGTCTTAATGACTGTACGCCGAATGACCAGCAATGGGATGGGCCTTATCTTACCCAAACCAATATTTTTCCAGGAGGCAATCTGACTATTCCGGATTCGGATAGCGGGATGCCGGGGACCACGGTGACCTTAACGACGGGTGATTGGCTCAGTCAAAACCCGGAGATGGCGGGGCGCGGAAAGGTAGAGGTCGCCGTCCTGATAGGGCCTGTATCCGCTTCTACACAGGCGGAGTTCTGCAAGCGTTGCAATGGATGCGCTGAACAGGGTAACAACCTCCCCAGCACCTGTTTTATCACGGGTGACGCCGTGGGAAAGGTGTTTGCCAGTGTGGATTAA
- a CDS encoding type II secretion system protein, producing the protein MMISKCSRLIDRARNALQRIPFFAASAASTEVKNNPDESGFSLIGILAAGLIMTILGVATYGFLSLSGSKSKALFATFTSVAAAAEHYNMSVGAYPTVYGAMVDTNFENDNSTNTNVSTTWNGPYAKDKDMNTSGVLLLNSIATGATLTFEPLTSDSTGALPNGLPYQYALVANNIPASIAHKTTNICNGAHGNSSGADGGQCVLIEGTGGLDQVYYIFAQNQYGAY; encoded by the coding sequence ATGATGATTTCAAAGTGTTCTCGTTTGATTGATCGTGCGCGTAATGCTTTACAGCGCATCCCCTTTTTCGCTGCCAGTGCAGCATCAACCGAAGTAAAAAATAACCCGGATGAATCTGGTTTCAGTTTGATCGGTATTCTGGCCGCCGGGTTGATTATGACCATTCTTGGGGTCGCCACGTATGGCTTTCTAAGTCTGAGCGGCTCCAAAAGCAAGGCGCTATTTGCCACCTTTACGTCCGTGGCTGCTGCGGCTGAGCATTACAACATGAGTGTGGGGGCCTACCCGACCGTATACGGGGCCATGGTGGATACCAATTTTGAAAATGACAACTCCACCAATACCAATGTTTCGACCACCTGGAATGGTCCGTATGCCAAGGATAAGGACATGAATACCAGTGGCGTGTTGCTGCTGAACAGTATTGCTACGGGTGCGACGCTCACTTTTGAGCCATTGACGTCAGATTCTACCGGGGCCTTACCGAATGGCCTGCCGTATCAGTATGCGTTGGTCGCTAACAATATCCCTGCCAGTATCGCCCATAAAACGACCAATATCTGCAATGGTGCGCACGGTAACAGTAGCGGTGCCGATGGCGGTCAGTGTGTGTTGATTGAAGGGACAGGCGGGCTAGATCAAGTCTATTACATCTTCGCCCAGAACCAGTACGGCGCTTACTAA
- a CDS encoding type IV pilus twitching motility protein PilT, which translates to MTAFVEWFEKGKADLAGNWSDLFLKEGRIPKFADASGHVVPIPGAPVVERADFEQILAAQTRKDFRFVMEDMHGSEGPRELDYAASLFGLRFRCNQFHYSGGVNALVMRKLNEQIPEFSTLGLPMEVALPFFSRSAGIIIFAGATGSGKSTSQASGLIAQLHRPIHILTIEDPVEYLIPVDQNAEVTQREVGVDSLSFSMAIRAALREKPNIIMVGELRDAETIEAATIAANSGHLVLATTHASTASEAIRRILESVPSENRAGLQNILADSLVAVIAQKLLPRADRPGKVLAYEIMTATSAVRADIVTGRYANLPTQIQQGREEGMNLMEECIKDLYRASRITEETAYAFAPSPDRLRKIMEY; encoded by the coding sequence ATGACAGCTTTTGTGGAATGGTTTGAAAAGGGTAAAGCGGATTTGGCCGGTAACTGGTCGGACCTTTTTCTGAAAGAGGGACGTATTCCGAAATTCGCGGATGCTTCTGGGCACGTCGTTCCTATCCCGGGTGCCCCTGTGGTGGAACGCGCCGATTTTGAGCAGATTCTGGCCGCACAAACGCGCAAGGATTTCCGCTTTGTCATGGAGGATATGCATGGTTCGGAAGGCCCGCGCGAACTGGATTATGCGGCCAGTCTTTTCGGACTACGTTTTCGCTGCAATCAGTTCCATTACTCGGGCGGCGTGAATGCACTGGTGATGCGCAAGCTGAATGAGCAGATACCCGAGTTTTCGACGCTGGGTTTACCTATGGAAGTCGCACTGCCGTTTTTCTCCCGGTCTGCCGGAATCATCATTTTTGCCGGCGCAACCGGCTCTGGAAAGAGCACCAGTCAGGCTTCCGGATTGATCGCACAGCTGCATCGTCCCATTCATATTCTCACCATTGAGGATCCCGTCGAATATCTCATCCCGGTTGACCAGAATGCGGAGGTGACGCAGCGCGAAGTCGGCGTCGATAGCCTGTCTTTCAGTATGGCGATTCGCGCCGCCCTGCGCGAAAAACCGAACATTATTATGGTCGGCGAATTGCGGGATGCGGAAACCATTGAGGCGGCTACCATCGCCGCCAACTCGGGTCACCTGGTTCTGGCTACCACCCATGCTTCTACGGCTTCAGAGGCCATTCGCCGGATTCTGGAAAGTGTTCCCTCGGAAAACCGGGCGGGATTACAAAACATTCTGGCGGATTCTCTGGTAGCGGTCATTGCACAGAAGTTACTCCCCCGCGCTGACCGACCGGGAAAAGTGCTGGCCTATGAAATCATGACCGCGACCAGCGCCGTGCGGGCCGATATTGTGACGGGCCGCTACGCCAATTTGCCGACACAAATTCAACAGGGGCGCGAGGAGGGCATGAACTTGATGGAAGAGTGCATCAAGGACCTGTATCGGGCCTCCAGAATCACGGAAGAAACGGCTTATGCATTTGCGCCGAGTCCCGACCGGTTACGGAAAATCATGGAGTATTGA